From Lagenorhynchus albirostris chromosome 10, mLagAlb1.1, whole genome shotgun sequence, the proteins below share one genomic window:
- the LOC132527456 gene encoding complement C4-A-like isoform X3 yields MRLLWGLIWASGFFALSLQKPRLLLFSPSVVHLGVPLSVGVQLQDAPSGQVVSGSVFLRNPSTTRHELCSPKVDFSLSSDKDFILLSLPTSLKGAEDCRLHLLHRAPEVQLVAQSPWLTNRQTDRQGVNLLFSSRRGHLFLQTDQPVYNPGQRVRYRIFALDQKMRPSTDTLTVTVENSRGLRVRKKEVYVPSSIFQDDFVIPDISEPGTWKISARFSDSLDSNSSTQFEVKKYVLPNFEVKIIPEKPYILATPGFLSEIQVVIQARYIYGKPVQGVAYVRFGLLGEDGKKTFLRGLENQTKLVDGQCRISLPKAEFQGVLEKLNININDLPGLHLYVAAAIIESPGGELEEAELTSWRFVSSPFSLDLSKTKRHLVPGAPFLLQALVRDMSGAPASGIPVKVSAKLSSGSTSKNQDFQQNTDESGQVVVPIIVPQTTSEVQLSVSAGSPYSAISKLTVKAPLSRRSGFLSIERLDSRPPKVRDTLNLNLRAVGISGSFSHFYYMIVSRGQIVSVHREPRRDLTSVSVFVDHHLAPSFHVVAFYYHGGVPVANSLRVDVQAGGCEGKLELNVDGSKEYRPGDTVKLNLRTDSPALVALGAVDMALYAVGGKSHKPLDMVKVFEAMNSYDLGCGPGGGDSALQTFEAAGLAFSDGDQLTPVRKSLRCPKETKVRKKRNVNFQKEIHEKLGQYASPIAKRCCQDGLTRLPMARTCEQRVARVQQPACRGPFLSCCQFAEGLRKKARARGQVGLARAKELLQEEDLIDEDDIPVRSFFPENWLWKVEAVDHSSQLRQLLPDSLTTWEIHGVSLSKSTGLCVATPAQLRVFREFHMHLRLPVSVRRFEQLELRPVLYNYLDTDMTVSVHVSPVEGLCLAGGGGLAQQVLVPAGSARPIGFSVVPIAAAAVSLKVVARGSLDFPVGDAVSKVLQIENEGAIQREEIVYELNPLDPRGRTLEIPGISDPNIIPDGDFRSSVRVTASDPLDTLGSEGALSPGGMAALLRLPQGCGEQTMVLLAPTLAASRYLDKTEQWSMLPPEMKDHAVDLIQKGYTRIQEFRKPDGSYGAWLKRDSSTWLTAFVLKILSLAQEQVGGSPEKLQETAKWLLLQQLADGSFHDPHPVIHRGMQGGLVGNDETVALTAFVVIALHHGLAVFPDKNSEQLKRVEDSISRANTFLGAKVGSGLLGSHAAAITAYALSLTEAPEELRDVAHNNLMAMAQETGDNLYWGSVPSSQSNVLSPTVAPHSPADPVPQAPALWIETTAYGLLHLLLWEGKGELADQAASWLTRQGSFQGGFRSTQDTVMALDALSAYWIASHTTEEKGLNVTLSSVGRSGLTSHVLQLTNHEVQGLEEELQFSLGSKINVKVGGNSKGTLKVLHTYNVMDVKNTTCQDLQIEVTVVGHVQYTMEANEDYEDYEYEDLPARDDPGAHSQLVTPLQLFDGRRSRRRREAPKVAEEQESRVQYTVCIWRNGKVGLSGMAIADITLLSGFHALRADLEKLTSLSDRYMSHFETEGPHVLLYFDSPYLANTKLSTL; encoded by the exons ATGAGGCTCCTCTGGGGGCTGATCTGGGCATCTGGCTTCTTCGCCTTGTCTCTGCAGAAGCCCAG GTtgctcctgttttctccttcTGTGGTTCACCTAGGGGTCCCCCTGTCAGTCGGTGTGCAGCTCCAGGATGCTCCTTCAGGACAGGTAGTGAGTGGATCAGTGTTCCTGAGAAACCCATCCACAACACGTCATGAGCTCTGCTCCCCAAAGGTGGATTTCAGCCTCAGCTCAGACAAAGACTTCATCCTCCTCAGCCTCCCG ACCTCCCTGAAAGGCGCGGAGGACTGTCGCCTCCATCTCCTCCACAGAGCCCCCGAGGTCCAGCTGGTGGCCCAGTCGCCATGGCtaacaaacagacagacagacaggcagggtGTCAACCTGTTATTCTCCTCTCGCCGGGGACACCTCTTTCTGCAGACTGACCAGCCCGTTTATAACCCTGGCCAGCGGG TTCGATACCGAATCTTTGCTCTGGATCAGAAGATGCGCCCGTCCACTGATACCCTCACGGTCACGGTGGAG AACTCTCGTGGCTTGCGTGTGCGGAAGAAGGAGGTGTATGTTCCCTCCTCCATCTTCCAGGATGACTTTGTGATCCCAGACATCTCAGA GCCAGGGACTTGGAAGATCTCAGCCCGATTCTCAGATAGCCTGGATTCCAACAGCAGCACCCAGTTTGAGGTGAAGAAATATG TCCTTCCCAACTTTGAGGTGAAGATCATTCCGGAAAAGCCCTACATCCTGGCAACGCCTGGCTTTCTTAGTGAAATCCAAGTAGTCATCCAGGCCAG GTACATCTACGGGAAGCCAGTGCAGGGGGTGGCATATGTGCGCTTTGGGCTCCTGGGTGAGGACGGTAAAAAGACTTTCCTTCGGGGGCTGGAGAATCAGACCAAG CTGGTAGATGGCCAGTGCCGAATTTCCCTCCCAAAGGCTGAGTTTCAGGGTGTGCTGGAGAAacttaatattaatattaacgACCTCCCAGGGCTGCACCTCTATGTTGCAGCAGCGATCATTGAGTCTCCAG GAGGGGAGTTGGAGGAGGCAGAGCTCACATCCTGGCGTTTCGTGTCATCTCCCTTCTCCTTGGATCTAAGCAAAACCAAGCGACACCTTGTGCCTGGGGCCCCCTTCCTGCTGCAG GCCCTGGTCCGTGACATGTCAGGCGCACCAGCCTCTGGCATTCCTGTCAAAGTTTCTGCCAAGTTGTCTTCTGGATCTACTTCTAAAAACCAGGACTTTCAACAGAACACAGACGAGAGCGGCCAAGTCGTTGTTCCCATTATTGTCCCTCAGACCACCTCAGAAGTGCAGCTCTCG GTGTCTGCAGGCTCCCCCTATTCTGCCATAAGCAAGCTCACCGTGAAAGCCCCCCTGTCCAGAAGATCCGGGTTTCTGTCCATTGAGAGGCTGGATTCTCGACCCCCTAAAGTCAGGGACACTCTTAACCTAAACCTGCGAGCCGTGGGCATCAGTGGGAGCTTCTCTCATTTCTACTACATG ATCGTATCCCGGGGCCAGATCGTGTCTGTACATCGAGAGCCCAGGAGGGACCTGACCTCTGTCTCCGTGTTTGTGGACCATCACCTGGCACCCTCCTTCCACGTTGTGGCCTTCTACTATCATGGGGGCGTCCCGGTGGCCAACTCCCTGCGAGTGGACGTCCAGGCTGGGGGCTGTGAGGGCAAG CTGGAGCTGAACGTGGATGGTAGCAAGGAGTATCGTCCTGGGGACACTGTAAAACTCAACCTGCGAACAGATTCTCCAGCCCTGGTGGCCCTGGGAGCCGTGGACATGGCTCTGTATGCTGTGGGCGGCAAGTCCCACAAACCCCTCGACATGGTCAAG GTCTTCGAAGCTATGAACAGCTATGACCTTGGCTGTggtcctgggggtggggacagtgcCCTTCAGACATTCGAGGCAGCTGGTCTGGCCTTTTCTGATGGAGACCAACTGACCCCAGTCAGAAAGA GTCTAAGATGTCCCAAGGAGACAAAGGTCCggaaaaagagaaatgtgaaCTTCCAAAAGGAGATTCATGAGAAGC tgggccagtacgCTTCCCCCATAGCCAAGCGCTGCTGCCAGGACGGGCTGACGCGACTGCCCATGGCGCGCACCTGTGAGCAGCGGGTGGCCCGTGTGCAGCAGCCGGCCTGCCGGGGGCCCTTCCTGTCCTGCTGCCAGTTTGCTGAGGGCCTGCGCAAGAAGGCCCGGGCGAGGGGCCAGGTGGGCCTTGCTCGAG CCAAGGAGCTCCTGCAGGAGGAGGACCTGATCGATGAGGATGACATCCCTGTGCGCAGCTTCTTCCCTGAGAACTGGCTTTGGAAAGTGGAAGCAGTGGACCACTCCTCCCA ATTGAGACAGCTGCTCCCGGACTCTCTGACCACGTGGGAAATCCATGGCGTGAGCCTGTCCAAAAGCACAG GCTTGTGTGTGGCCACCCCGGCCCAGCTCCGAGTGTTCCGTGAATTCCACATGCACCTCCGCCTGCCCGTCTCCGTCCGCCGCTTTGAGCAGCTCGAGCTGCGGCCTGTCCTCTACAACTACCTGGATACAGATATGACC GTGAGCGTCCACGTGTCCCCAGTGGAGGGGCTGTGCCTGGCTGGGGGCGGAGGGCTTGCCCAGCAGGTGCTGGTCCCTGCGGGCTCTGCCCGGCCCATTGGCTTCTCTGTGGTGCCCATAGCGGCCGCTGCTGTGTCCCTGAAAGTGGTGGCTCGAGGATCCTTGGATTTCCCTGTGGGGGACGCAGTATCTAAGGTCCTACAAATTGAG AATGAAGGGGCCATTCAGAGGGAGGAGATTGTCTATGAACTCAACCCCCTGG ACCCCCGAGGCCGGACCTTGGAAATTCCTGGCATCTCTGATCCCAATATTATCCCTGATGGAGATTTCAGGAGCTCTGTTAGAGTCACAG CCTCAGATCCATTGGACACTTTGGGCTCTGAGGGGGCCTTGTCACCGGGAGGCATGGCCGCCCTCCTGAGGCTTCCCCAGGGCTGCGGGGAACAAACCATGGTCCTCTTGGCTCCAACACTGGCTGCTTCCCGCTACCTGGACAAGACAGAGCAGTGGAGCATGCTGCCCCCCGAGATGAAGGACCACGCTGTGGATCTGATCCAGAAAG GCTACACGCGGATCCAGGAGTTTCGAAAACCAGATGGTTCCTATGGGGCCTGGTTGAAGCGGGACAGCAGCACCTG GCTCACGGCCTTTGTGCTGAAGATCCTGAGTTTGGCCCAGGAACAGGTGGGCGGCTCACCTGAAAAGCTGCAGGAGACGGCCAAGTGGCTGCTATTGCAGCAGCTGGCTGATGGGTCGTTCCACGACCCCCATCCAGTTATTCACAGGGGCATGCAG GGGGGCTTAGTGGGAAATGATGAGACTGTGGCGCTCACAGCTTTTGTGGTCATCGCCCTTCATCATGGGCTGGCTGTCTTCCCGGACAAGAATTCAGAGCAGTTGAAGAGAGTG GAAGACTCCATCTCAAGGGCAAACACCTTCTTGGGGGCAAAAGTAGGTTCTGGGCTCCTGGGGTCCCACGCAGCCGCCATCACGGCCTACGCCCTGTCGCTGACTGAGGCCCCTGAGGAGCTGCGGGATGTTGCCCACAACAACCTCATGGCCATGGCCCAGGAGACTGGCG ATAACCTGTACTGGGGCTCAGTCCCCAGTTCTCAGAGCAATGTCCTGTCACCCACCGTGGCTCCTCACAGCCCGGCAGACCCCGTGCCCCAGGCCCCGGCCCTGTGGATTGAAACCACAGCCTATGGCCTTCTACACCTGCTGCTTTGGGAGGGCAAGGGCGAGTTGGCCGACCAGGCTGCATCCtggctcacccgccagggcagcTTCCAAGGCGGATTCCGCAGCACCCAG GACACGGTGATGGCCCTGGATGCCCTGTCTGCGTACTGGATCGCGTCCCACACCACCGAGGAGAAGGGGCTCAACGTGACCCTCAGCTCCGTGGGCCGCAGTGGACTCAcgtcccacgtgctgcagctgaCCAACCACGAAgttcaggggctggaggaggagctgcAG TTTTCCTTGGGCAGCAAGATTAATGTGAAGGTGGGAGGAAACAGCAAAGGAACCTTGAAG GTCCTTCATACCTACAACGTCATGGACGTGAAGAACACGACCTGCCAGGATCTTCAGATTGAAGTGACGGTCGTGGGCCACGTCCAGTACACAA TGGAAGCCAACGAGGACTACGAGGACTATGAGTACGAGGACCTTCCGGCCAGGGATGACCCGGGGGCCCACTCCCAGCTCGTGACGCCCCTGCAGCTGTTTGATGGCCGGAGGAGCCGCCGCAGAAGGGAGGCCCCCAAGGTGGCTGAAGAGCAGGAGTCCAGGGTGCAGTACACCGTGTGCATCTG GCGGAATGGCAAGGTGGGGCTGTCGGGCATGGCCATTGCAGACATCACCCTCCTGAGTGGATTCCACGCCCTGCGGGCGGACCTGGAGAAG TTGACCTCCCTCTCTGACCGTTACATGAGTCACTTTGAGACCGAGGGGCCCCATGTCCTGCTGTACTTCGACTCG CCTTATCTGGCTAACACAAAGTTATCAACCCTCTGA